The following coding sequences lie in one Verrucomicrobiia bacterium genomic window:
- a CDS encoding response regulator — protein sequence MAHEALSQDTEEKTNILMVDDSPANLLALEALLSCPEYNLLRAESGKEALTLLQQHDCALILLDVQMPGMDGFECAQLIKQGHRTKDIPIIFITAIGKDISFVFRGYKYGAVDYILKPLDPYILKCKISVFVELYKKSRKIEKQAISISEKTSELLLSNQALQLEMKERMKAQKEVLEISDRERKRLGQDLHDGLSQQLAAIGFMVKAIQKKISPEFGKEIKRLEEIIGFVKKTINDTNSLSRGLNPISLEAKGLPCALEELAKNTTELCGTSCGFSNDGVVNFKNYYLEINLYRIAQEAIHNALKHGKATRIEIKLQAKGEKNCMIIEDNGVGFQAKTTESLGMGLRNMKYRAQMIDAEMQVSPRSEGGTLVQCIFYPNISVVHDIGDGPGEEEPTGKVTVEKIADRKRILLVDDHPLLRKGVAELIEQEPDMGVCGEAEDASQALELIEKTKPNVILVDISLKESSGIDLVKKINQRYDGLFIMVLSMHEENMYAESALAAGAKGYVTKQDSAETLVKAIRQVLSGQYYVGGRHRDAISKKFGFPLPALAPAAAS from the coding sequence ATGGCACACGAGGCCCTGAGTCAGGATACCGAAGAAAAAACGAATATCCTGATGGTCGACGATTCGCCGGCCAACCTGCTGGCGCTTGAAGCGCTCCTTTCCTGCCCGGAATACAATCTGCTCCGGGCGGAATCGGGGAAGGAAGCGCTTACGCTTCTCCAGCAGCACGACTGCGCGCTGATCCTTCTCGACGTGCAGATGCCGGGCATGGACGGCTTCGAATGCGCCCAGCTCATCAAGCAGGGCCATCGCACCAAAGACATCCCGATCATCTTCATCACGGCCATCGGCAAGGACATCAGCTTTGTTTTCCGCGGCTATAAGTACGGCGCCGTGGATTACATCCTCAAACCGCTCGATCCCTACATTCTCAAGTGCAAGATCTCGGTGTTCGTCGAGCTGTACAAAAAAAGCCGGAAGATCGAGAAGCAGGCCATCAGCATCTCCGAAAAAACTTCGGAGCTGCTGCTTTCCAACCAGGCCCTGCAGCTCGAGATGAAGGAGAGGATGAAGGCGCAGAAGGAAGTGCTGGAGATCAGCGACCGGGAACGCAAGCGCCTGGGCCAGGACCTTCACGACGGCCTTTCGCAGCAGCTCGCGGCCATCGGCTTCATGGTCAAGGCGATCCAGAAAAAGATTTCTCCGGAGTTCGGCAAGGAAATCAAACGGCTCGAGGAAATCATCGGATTCGTGAAAAAAACCATCAACGACACCAACAGCCTGTCCCGCGGCCTGAATCCCATTTCGCTCGAGGCCAAGGGGCTGCCGTGCGCGCTGGAAGAACTGGCCAAGAACACGACGGAACTCTGCGGCACGTCCTGCGGCTTTTCCAACGACGGGGTCGTCAACTTCAAAAACTATTACCTCGAAATCAATTTGTACCGCATTGCCCAGGAAGCGATTCACAACGCGCTCAAGCACGGCAAGGCCACAAGGATCGAGATCAAACTGCAGGCCAAAGGCGAAAAAAACTGCATGATCATCGAGGACAACGGCGTCGGGTTCCAGGCGAAAACCACGGAGTCGCTCGGCATGGGGCTGCGGAACATGAAGTACCGCGCGCAGATGATCGATGCGGAGATGCAGGTTTCGCCGAGGTCCGAAGGCGGGACGCTCGTCCAGTGCATTTTTTATCCCAACATCAGCGTCGTGCACGACATCGGCGACGGCCCCGGGGAGGAAGAGCCCACGGGCAAGGTCACGGTCGAAAAGATCGCGGACCGCAAACGGATCCTGCTGGTCGACGATCATCCGCTCCTGCGCAAAGGCGTGGCCGAGCTCATCGAACAGGAACCGGACATGGGAGTCTGCGGCGAAGCCGAGGACGCGTCCCAGGCGCTGGAACTCATCGAGAAGACCAAGCCGAACGTCATCCTCGTGGACATTTCGCTCAAAGAATCCAGCGGCATCGACCTGGTCAAAAAAATCAACCAGCGCTACGACGGCCTGTTCATCATGGTGCTGTCCATGCACGAGGAAAACATGTACGCCGAGTCCGCGCTGGCCGCGGGCGCCAAAGGCTACGTCACCAAGCAGGATTCCGCGGAAACGCTTGTCAAGGCCATACGCCAGGTGCTCTCCGGCCAGTATTACGTGGGCGGCCGGCACCGCGACGCTATCTCCAAGAAATTCGGATTCCCGCTGCCCGCGCTCGCTCCCGCGGCCGCGTCGTAA